A window of Candidatus Poribacteria bacterium genomic DNA:
CCCAACCTACAGGACTGGAGTGCAAGAGAAGTGCCCGTTTTCCTAAACCCCGTAGGGGTGGCATCTCTGTAGAAAACGTGCCACCCTTCATTTCAAACCCCGTAGGGGTGACATCTCGTAAAAAAGCATCACCAGCACAAATTCAGATACCGCCCCTACGGGGCTTTTTTATCTTTTGATTCCCATTTCTACACAGATACTGAAAAAATCCGCAGAAATACCCAAGCAAAGACACCAAGCAAAAACACCCTACGGGGCTGCATTGTATTACATTCCGCACCTACCAGAGTAGTATCGTAGGTTGGGTTGAGTGGAACCGGGAAAACGATGCGGATATACTAACCACCTTTACCACCCTATCCTGTCCTATCAATCAACGAGATAGCGAAACCCAACGAAAACATAACGCCATGTTTGTAGCATTTGACGCAAAGAGCGTTGGGTTTCACTCGATTTCTCTATGGCTATGCGAATATATTAGGGTTGACTTACTTTGAAATACCTACCTTTCACCTTCAACACCGTTCAACCCAACCTACGGGAGCTACATTACGTACAGCACTCGCCAATGAAGAGTGGAAGGGGGAAGAATGGAAGAGGGGAAGGAAGCGGGATTGTCTGAAGTGGGATTTGCAGGATTTAGGGATTGACCGGATTAGGAAGGCGAGGATACACTCCTCGCCCACCAGCAAGGGTGGAAGATCGGGCGTAAAAGGGGCAGGTGACAGATTAATTTGATTGTTGTTTTTGCTGGCCATTATGGCTTGCCAGCACTTCTTCCAGCGTCTTGCCTTCTTTATGGGCTCGCACCAGTGCCTTATATACTTCCTCTCTACCTTCCTCTCTACCTTCCTCTCTACCTTTTTCTATACCTTTTTCTATACCTTCCTGAAGTACTTTTTCTTTGAATAGCTTGGCATATCCTAACATGATAATCTCCCATATATGTGATACGATGAAAAACCAACCGACTATTAACGTCATTAAATCGGTAATTTATTGGCGAAGTCCGGTGCGGTTCCAAACCGCACCTACCGGGCCTGGGGGGAATTGGAATTACCGATTTAAATAGTTATACTTCATGCGGAGCAATATATCTATTGTTTCTACAGAGAATAGCGGTCAGACGGAGCGGCGACATCTGTGTAGAATGAGAGAATATCGAGTAGCCGATTTAATTGCAGCGGTTTGTTGGCATCGAGGGTATCAGAGAGATTTTGAAGATCGCTGTTTGTCTCTACGGCAAGTCTTTCAATCCCACCTTGTGCCTCTACGACATTACGTATGGCACTCGCCAATATATTGATGTCTCGGTCTTCCTCATAGTTTTCCAAGGATACTTCCAGATAATGCTTTGCAAACCCGGGGTCGGCGAGGTCCTTGAGAAGATAGTCTCTGAAATCCGCGGTACATTTAAGTATAGATTCTATATTCATTGTCATTATTCCTTGATGCGCTCCAAAAAATCATTCCAATAATTTTGCGATCTTGTGATATCTCGTTGTTGCGTTCGCTTAGTTCCTCCACCAAGTAGGATAATAAAATCATGAAAACGACCGAAATAGACTCGGTAACCGGGTCCATAGTCGATTCTCAATTCATACAAATCTTTGTTCAACCTTCTGAAATCGCCCGGATTTCCGTGTTGTAGTCGCTCAATTCTGGTGGTGATAATTGCGCGCGTTCTTCCATCTTTAATTTGTGCGTGCCATTGCCGATAAGGATCACGTCCCGTTGGTGTGATATAGTTGCGTATACCTTGCGGTCGAATCTGCATATTTTAAGTATAATTCATTTCTCAAA
This region includes:
- a CDS encoding transcriptional regulator, which produces MNIESILKCTADFRDYLLKDLADPGFAKHYLEVSLENYEEDRDINILASAIRNVVEAQGGIERLAVETNSDLQNLSDTLDANKPLQLNRLLDILSFYTDVAAPSDRYSL
- a CDS encoding type II toxin-antitoxin system RelE/ParE family toxin, with product MQIRPQGIRNYITPTGRDPYRQWHAQIKDGRTRAIITTRIERLQHGNPGDFRRLNKDLYELRIDYGPGYRVYFGRFHDFIILLGGGTKRTQQRDITRSQNYWNDFLERIKE